A stretch of DNA from Syntrophales bacterium:
AGCTATGCTCCCTGTCATACGCAACAGCTGGATGAAGACTGCCCCCCTGCTCATCGTCGGCTGTTCAAAGCTGGATTTTGTGACAAATAAGGTTGGAAGCTTCATAACCGGTATTGAATATTATCAGATTGATCTCGGGATAGCGATGGAACATATGGTGCTTAAAGCAACCGATCTCGGCCTCGGTACCTGCTGGATAGGCTGGTTCAGTGAAAAGAAGGTTAAAGAGATTCTTGAAATACCAAAAAATATAAAAGTCCTGGCTCTCCTGACCGTCGGGTACCCTAAAACTGCTACCATCATAAAAGAAAAAAAGAGGAAACCTCTTGAGGAAATACTCTACAGAGAAAAGTGGGGTCCGGGTTGAAGAGAATGATTTTAAAAGTTTTTAAATAATTAAAAGTTGATGCACTCGTAAAAAGTCAGAAAGTGTGCTCTTTGTCATCCTGAACTCGTTTCAGGATCTCACTTGTTTCAGCATCTAATTATTTCAGCAAGTTAGAGACCCTGAAATAAATTCAGGGTGACAGAAAAAGACTTTTTACGAATGTATCAAATGATAAGGAGCGAAACATGATAAAAGTAACCTGTCTGGGTGGTGCTGGATCAGTAACAGGATCCAATTATCTCGTTGAGAATTCACAGGGCAAAAAGGTTCTGGTTGACTGTGGTCTTTTCCAGGGCGGAAAGCAGATAGAACAGCGCAACTGGGAAGACTGGGGTTTTAATCCAAGAGAGATAAAAACCCTCTTTCTGACACATGCTCATATTGACCACAGCGGAAGGATACCGAAGCTGGTAAAGGATGGTTTTCACGGAAAGATAATAACCTCCCCTCCTACAGCAGAAC
This window harbors:
- a CDS encoding nitroreductase family protein; translation: MTFDEILKIRRSVRSYDSRLVKEEDIKAICEAARLAPSAHNSQTWRFVAVTERDRIEKICDGAMLPVIRNSWMKTAPLLIVGCSKLDFVTNKVGSFITGIEYYQIDLGIAMEHMVLKATDLGLGTCWIGWFSEKKVKEILEIPKNIKVLALLTVGYPKTATIIKEKKRKPLEEILYREKWGPG